One Numenius arquata chromosome 10, bNumArq3.hap1.1, whole genome shotgun sequence DNA segment encodes these proteins:
- the LRRC18 gene encoding leucine-rich repeat-containing protein 18 — translation MAKGKAKGPKGKKITLKIAKNSIRITLDGRRRLDLSKMGITTFPKCILKLADVDELDLSRNMLKKIPGSIEKFQKLRWLDLHSNQLEELPEAIGKLQNLFYLNICNNKLTSSNLPEGLNLLKNLHILNLGLNRLDSIPTSLGALKELTEIGLFDNSLTTIPNSVKRLPKLKKMNVERNPFPESIKQEDHSDPIKRVETLHLVQEKDLCSSCLKVCKGERDKLHQFMDVTPGSSKKSSFSSLLTPNSTAKDNQEEWRLRDDLSSHSMDDVS, via the coding sequence ATGGCCAAGGGGAAAGCAAAAGGTCCAAAAGGGAAGAAGATCACCTTGAAAATTGCCAAAAATTCCATCCGGATAACTCTTGATGGACGGCGCCGTCTTGACTTAAGTAAAATGGGTATCACCACCTTCCCCAAGTGCATTCTGAAACTGGCTGATGTGGATGAACTTGATTTGAGCAGAAACATGTTAAAAAAGATTCCAGGTAGCATCGAGAAGTTCCAGAAACTGCGCTGGCTGGACCTGCATAGTAATCAGCTCGAGGAGCTGCCCGAGGCAATAGGGAAACTTCAGAACCTTTTCTACCTGAATATATGCAACAACAAGCTGACCAGCAGCAATCTGCCAGAAGGGCTGAACCTTCTCAAGAACCTGCATATTCTCAACCTTGGCTTGAACCGTCTTGACAGTATTCCTACCAGTCTTGGGGCCCTGAAGGAACTTACAGAGATAGGTCTCTTTGACAACTCCTTGACCACCATCCCAAACAGTGTGAAAAGGCTCCCCAAGCTCAAGAAGATGAATGTAGAAAGAAACCCTTTCCCGGAATCAATAAAGCAAGAAGACCATTCTGACCCCATCAAACGTGTAGAAACGCTTCACTTAGTGCAAGAGAAAGACCTGTGCTCTTCTTGCCTAAAGGTGTGTAAGGGTGAGAGAGACAAGCTGCACCAGTTTATGGACGTGACACCAGGCTCCTCAAAGAAGTCAAGTTTCTCATCACTCCTTACACCCAATTCCACTGCAAAGGATAACCAAGAAGAATGGAGATTAAGAGATGATCTGTCAAGTCACTCCATGGACGATGTCTCATGA